One genomic segment of Natrialbaceae archaeon AArc-T1-2 includes these proteins:
- a CDS encoding aminotransferase class V-fold PLP-dependent enzyme, translating into MSRQNVEALDVEGIRADFPILEREFSVGSETQRADGEAVDDGTPLVYLDNAATTHTPEPVVEAMSDYYRRYNSNVHRGIHHLSQEASIAYEDAHDRVAEFVGASGGREEIIFTKNTTESENLIAYSWGLSELGPGDEVVLTEMEHHASLVTWQQVAQRTGADVKYIRIDEDGRLDMDHARECITDDTALVSAVHVSNTLGTVNPVSELTELAHDHDALSLIDGAQAVPNQPVDVEEIGADFYAFSGHKMAGPTGIGVLYGRKELLEEMEPYLYGGGMVRKVTFEDTTWGELPWKFEPGTPPIAEAVGLHAAVDYLEEIGMANVQAHERELSTYAYERLSEVGDVDIYGPEPGPDRGGLVSFNLEGVHAHDLASIMNDHAVAIRAGDHCTQPLHDKLGVAASARASFYIYNTREEIDVLVDALEDARELFA; encoded by the coding sequence ATGAGCCGACAGAACGTCGAAGCTCTCGACGTCGAAGGGATCCGGGCCGATTTCCCGATCCTCGAGCGCGAGTTCAGCGTTGGGTCGGAGACCCAACGAGCAGACGGCGAAGCCGTCGATGATGGGACGCCGCTCGTCTACCTCGACAACGCGGCGACGACTCACACCCCGGAGCCGGTCGTCGAGGCGATGAGCGACTACTACCGGAGGTACAACTCGAACGTCCATCGCGGTATCCACCACCTCAGCCAGGAGGCATCGATCGCCTACGAGGACGCCCACGACCGCGTCGCCGAGTTCGTCGGAGCAAGCGGCGGCCGCGAGGAGATCATCTTCACGAAAAACACCACCGAAAGCGAGAACCTGATCGCGTACTCGTGGGGACTCTCCGAACTCGGTCCCGGCGACGAGGTCGTGTTGACGGAGATGGAACACCACGCCTCGCTCGTCACCTGGCAACAGGTCGCACAGCGGACGGGTGCGGACGTGAAATACATCCGGATCGACGAGGATGGTCGCCTGGACATGGATCACGCCCGGGAGTGTATCACCGACGACACGGCGCTCGTCTCGGCGGTCCACGTCTCGAACACCTTAGGCACCGTCAATCCCGTCTCGGAACTGACAGAGCTCGCCCACGACCACGACGCCCTCTCGCTGATCGACGGCGCACAGGCCGTTCCCAACCAGCCCGTCGACGTCGAGGAGATCGGTGCCGACTTCTATGCCTTCTCCGGCCACAAGATGGCCGGCCCCACCGGCATCGGCGTCCTCTACGGCCGCAAGGAACTGCTCGAGGAGATGGAGCCGTACCTCTACGGCGGCGGCATGGTCCGAAAGGTAACCTTCGAGGACACCACCTGGGGCGAGCTTCCCTGGAAGTTCGAACCCGGCACGCCGCCGATCGCCGAGGCCGTCGGCCTCCACGCCGCCGTCGACTACCTCGAAGAGATCGGCATGGCGAACGTCCAGGCCCACGAGCGAGAGCTCTCGACGTACGCCTACGAGCGACTCAGCGAGGTCGGCGACGTCGATATCTACGGTCCCGAACCCGGTCCCGACCGGGGCGGCCTCGTCAGTTTCAACCTCGAGGGCGTCCACGCCCACGACCTCGCCTCGATCATGAACGACCACGCCGTCGCGATCCGGGCCGGCGACCACTGTACCCAGCCGCTGCACGACAAACTCGGCGTCGCAGCCTCCGCGCGGGCGTCGTTCTACATTTACAACACTCGCGAGGAGATCGACGTGCTCGTCGACGCGCTCGAGGACGCTCGCGAGCTGTTCGCCTGA
- the pspAB gene encoding PspA-associated protein PspAB, which yields MGLLDGLRAVLGLRAERDAKRDADPDDLFGMSTAYITMEAELGYEAMAEGALCFSGVDSHQFREAVDEVEAILEAGREETGTDFTVTEDDHGYHWVVLEDDDPEDLITSMHFAADTFVEHGYGSRLLAAVFGYRNEDGPAYWIYSFRRGAFYPFVPRPGRERDSSTEFTLEATLDGELEIERDKEYWYPLWPSEGGTRPWE from the coding sequence ATGGGACTACTGGACGGGCTCCGTGCCGTGCTGGGGTTGCGTGCCGAACGTGACGCCAAGCGCGACGCCGACCCTGACGACCTCTTCGGGATGAGCACCGCCTACATCACGATGGAGGCCGAACTCGGCTACGAGGCCATGGCGGAGGGCGCACTCTGTTTCTCAGGCGTCGACTCACACCAGTTTCGCGAGGCCGTCGACGAGGTCGAGGCCATCCTCGAGGCGGGACGTGAGGAGACCGGCACCGACTTCACGGTCACCGAAGACGACCACGGCTACCACTGGGTCGTCCTCGAGGACGACGACCCGGAAGATCTGATCACGAGCATGCACTTCGCCGCCGACACGTTCGTCGAACACGGCTACGGTTCGCGGCTGCTTGCGGCCGTTTTCGGCTACCGAAACGAGGACGGACCGGCTTACTGGATCTACTCGTTCCGTCGCGGTGCGTTCTACCCCTTCGTACCCCGGCCCGGCCGCGAGCGCGACTCGAGCACGGAGTTTACGCTCGAGGCGACGCTCGACGGCGAACTCGAGATCGAACGCGACAAGGAGTACTGGTATCCGCTGTGGCCAAGCGAGGGTGGGACGCGTCCCTGGGAGTAG
- the radA gene encoding DNA repair and recombination protein RadA, with product MPDVDLETLPGVGPATADKLHDAGFDSFQSLAVASPSELSNTADVGESTAADIVNAARDAADVGGFETGSAVLERRNEIGKLSWHIDEVDDLLGGGIETQSITEVYGEFGSGKSQVTHQMAVNVQLPKEVGGLHGSAMFIDSEDTFRPERIDDMVRGLPDEAIDAALEDREIEGSADDEAAVDELVEAMLEKIHVAKAFNSNHQMLLAEKAQELASEHEEADYPIRLLCVDSLTAHFRAEYVGRGELAERQQKLNKHLHDLDKVGNLYNAAVVVTNQVASNPDSFFGDPTQPIGGNILGHKSTFRIYLRKSKGDKRIVRLVDAPNLADGEAVMRVQDEGLKPE from the coding sequence ATGCCAGACGTAGACCTCGAGACTCTCCCCGGCGTCGGACCGGCGACAGCGGACAAACTCCACGACGCAGGCTTTGACTCCTTCCAGAGCCTCGCCGTCGCTTCGCCCTCGGAACTGTCGAATACGGCGGACGTCGGCGAGTCCACCGCCGCTGACATCGTCAACGCCGCCCGCGACGCCGCAGACGTCGGCGGCTTCGAGACCGGCTCGGCCGTCCTCGAGCGACGAAACGAGATCGGCAAGCTCTCCTGGCACATCGACGAGGTCGACGACCTCCTCGGTGGCGGCATCGAGACCCAGTCGATCACCGAAGTCTACGGCGAGTTCGGCTCCGGCAAGTCTCAGGTTACCCACCAGATGGCCGTCAACGTCCAGCTGCCAAAGGAGGTCGGCGGCCTCCACGGCAGCGCCATGTTCATCGACAGCGAGGACACGTTCCGACCCGAACGGATCGACGACATGGTCCGTGGACTCCCCGACGAGGCGATCGACGCCGCCCTCGAGGACCGCGAGATCGAGGGATCGGCCGACGACGAGGCGGCCGTCGACGAACTCGTCGAGGCCATGCTCGAGAAGATCCACGTCGCGAAGGCGTTCAACTCCAACCACCAGATGCTGCTGGCCGAGAAGGCCCAGGAACTGGCGAGCGAACACGAAGAGGCCGACTACCCGATTCGGCTGCTCTGTGTCGACTCGCTGACCGCTCACTTCCGGGCGGAGTACGTCGGCCGTGGCGAACTCGCAGAGCGCCAGCAGAAACTCAACAAACACCTCCACGACTTAGACAAGGTCGGCAACCTCTACAACGCTGCCGTCGTCGTCACCAACCAGGTGGCCTCGAACCCCGACTCGTTCTTCGGCGATCCGACCCAGCCCATCGGCGGCAACATCCTCGGTCACAAGTCGACGTTCCGGATCTACCTTCGCAAGTCCAAAGGTGACAAGCGGATCGTCCGCCTCGTGGACGCACCGAACCTCGCCGACGGCGAGGCAGTCATGCGCGTTCAGGACGAGGGGCTGAAACCCGAGTGA
- the sufU gene encoding Fe-S cluster assembly sulfur transfer protein SufU: MGLGSDMYRQQILDHYKNPRNYGELEDPTFSHVGENPMCGDEIRMDVKLDDDEETIEQVAFSGDGCAISQASASMLSSELQGMAVEELLEMDRDDVIDMLGVEISPMRVKCAVLAEKVAQDGAEIYRGELEVEKTTTED; this comes from the coding sequence ATGGGACTCGGCTCCGATATGTACAGACAGCAGATCCTCGATCACTACAAGAATCCCCGCAACTACGGGGAACTCGAGGATCCCACTTTCAGCCACGTCGGCGAGAATCCGATGTGTGGCGACGAGATTCGCATGGACGTCAAACTCGACGACGACGAGGAGACGATCGAGCAGGTCGCCTTCTCGGGTGACGGCTGTGCGATCAGTCAGGCCAGCGCGAGCATGCTCTCGAGCGAACTCCAGGGAATGGCCGTCGAGGAGTTACTCGAGATGGATCGCGACGACGTGATCGACATGCTCGGCGTCGAGATCTCGCCGATGCGCGTCAAGTGTGCCGTTCTCGCGGAGAAAGTCGCCCAGGACGGCGCGGAGATCTACCGCGGCGAACTCGAGGTCGAGAAGACGACGACCGAGGACTGA